A region of Beijerinckiaceae bacterium RH AL1 DNA encodes the following proteins:
- a CDS encoding putative DNA-invertase y4cG (ID:RHAL1_p00015;~source:Prodigal:2.6) — translation MARRALHPPARGPSGRLLGYARVSTEDQATDAQIDELRTAGCEAIYQEHGSGASRARPELARLVREIRAGDVLVVVRLDRLARSVSHLLDVIERLEESGAHFRSLRDPIDTSTPQGMFSLQVLGAVAQLERALISERTKAGIKAARARGKLPGNPGLRARDPWALRKVAVARDRVFTGDVIASMDRWLPTVRRMRPAYPWEDVVRVLNMESRASWTVERLRRAVRRGVREHLAEPTLLQRTPRRPPADRLMMLVAGIAMANPDMPLRAIGAQLETMRERTPRGGRQWAASSVKNLLDQAARLGLAPAVRDDAG, via the coding sequence GTGGCGCGGAGGGCTCTCCATCCGCCCGCTCGCGGGCCCTCCGGCCGGCTTCTTGGCTATGCGCGCGTGTCGACGGAGGACCAGGCAACCGACGCCCAGATCGATGAGCTACGCACGGCCGGCTGCGAAGCGATCTATCAGGAGCATGGCTCCGGCGCCTCCCGAGCGCGGCCGGAGCTCGCCAGGCTGGTGCGCGAGATCCGCGCCGGCGATGTCCTCGTCGTCGTCCGTCTCGATCGACTCGCCCGCTCCGTTAGCCATTTGCTTGACGTCATCGAGCGTCTCGAAGAGAGCGGGGCGCATTTCCGTTCGCTGCGCGATCCGATCGACACGTCGACGCCGCAAGGAATGTTCTCCCTGCAGGTCCTCGGTGCCGTCGCGCAGCTCGAACGCGCGCTGATCTCCGAACGAACGAAGGCCGGCATCAAGGCGGCGCGCGCCCGCGGAAAACTCCCGGGCAATCCTGGCCTGCGAGCGAGGGATCCATGGGCGCTCAGAAAGGTCGCCGTGGCCCGGGACCGGGTTTTTACCGGCGACGTGATCGCCTCGATGGATCGATGGCTACCGACCGTGCGGCGGATGCGGCCCGCCTATCCGTGGGAGGACGTCGTGCGCGTTCTGAATATGGAGAGCCGCGCCAGTTGGACTGTAGAGCGTCTGAGGCGCGCCGTCCGCCGCGGGGTTCGCGAGCATCTCGCCGAGCCCACGCTTTTGCAACGAACGCCTCGCCGCCCTCCGGCTGATCGATTGATGATGCTCGTCGCGGGCATCGCGATGGCAAATCCCGATATGCCCCTCCGAGCCATTGGCGCTCAGCTCGAGACGATGCGCGAGCGCACCCCGCGCGGCGGCCGGCAGTGGGCGGCTTCATCCGTCAAGAACCTGTTGGACCAAGCAGCCCGCCTCGGTCTCGCGCCGGCCGTTCGTGATGACGCGGGTTGA
- a CDS encoding hypothetical protein (ID:RHAL1_p00016;~conserved protein of unknown function;~source:Prodigal:2.6), translated as MDGETPDDAENFDVREDHGDPDIGDDAWDAHMKEIDALVARSKLALSVDPPRQAERHPIVYDLDWDEDARIAEWRAVLDQTTRLPPVLAAALVAQAWDDIEPVQHVPWLGRLLASALLRARGKTRAHLLCLNTGLRVVPRETRRARGRTAKLGVLLNAITAAAEAGLKDHDRWLLARRQLERKLVGRRSTSRLPALIDLVLATPIASAGMIAEALRVTPRAAQDLVAELGLREATGRGRYRAWGII; from the coding sequence GTGGACGGAGAAACGCCCGACGACGCCGAAAATTTCGATGTTCGCGAAGACCACGGGGATCCAGATATCGGTGACGACGCATGGGACGCGCACATGAAGGAAATCGATGCCCTTGTGGCGCGGTCAAAGCTCGCGCTCAGCGTCGACCCTCCGCGTCAGGCCGAGCGTCATCCGATTGTCTATGACCTCGATTGGGACGAGGATGCGCGGATCGCGGAATGGCGCGCCGTCCTCGATCAAACGACGCGGCTGCCGCCCGTTCTCGCCGCGGCGTTGGTCGCGCAGGCATGGGACGACATCGAACCGGTGCAGCATGTTCCGTGGCTTGGGCGACTACTGGCGTCTGCGCTCCTGCGCGCCCGCGGAAAAACACGGGCGCATCTGCTCTGCCTAAACACCGGGCTTCGCGTCGTGCCACGCGAAACACGAAGGGCGCGCGGTCGGACAGCAAAGCTCGGTGTCTTGTTAAATGCGATTACAGCTGCCGCCGAAGCCGGTCTGAAGGACCACGATCGCTGGCTCCTAGCCCGACGGCAGCTCGAGCGCAAACTCGTTGGCCGCCGCTCGACCTCGAGACTCCCCGCGTTGATTGACCTGGTGCTCGCGACTCCAATCGCATCGGCTGGGATGATCGCCGAGGCGCTTCGCGTTACGCCGCGCGCAGCCCAGGATCTGGTGGCGGAGCTAGGACTGCGAGAAGCCACCGGGCGCGGGCGATATCGCGCATGGGGAATAATCTAA
- a CDS encoding hypothetical protein (ID:RHAL1_p00017;~conserved protein of unknown function;~source:Prodigal:2.6), with product MNADDAGLDERDLSHAVDVLKAVPSTGIAELTALAGLDPTRDFAGIDMRGWRLAQEDVRGFDFSRSDLRGTGIEKARRDETTILEGALLDHRSHRLIGPNGKGRRPRIAPESYTKVRIPDLSSAELLGRVFVIRDPLALENLVYEPPPTDLWLTYEGRYDVDEAVTCAFGHPHKKGYAFRDERGRRYLVGNSCGAKHLGMGSWKAFAKERELLEERASYLRTLRDLHDMFARNRDWIADFGNDPAVSAFDEARAVNQGRHPTLTQAVRSASANGGRLSIIVEERDFAAEERLREREARKAAETGLPAPTTWPELTRQVLRDAGVLRGRSVFAAGPPLRPELAQLTRSVDAFLKSDILTTKRDLVATSRNARTFVSRLQAAIDATLDHRSFFEPANMDLFTRWAEENRFDRCRFSIHARTVTIRPTDGSAATILQPPPKANLDTARVKELADAAAGWIRRPEEPRSTRPSRWVVRSAK from the coding sequence ATGAACGCGGACGACGCCGGGCTCGACGAACGTGACCTCTCCCACGCAGTGGACGTCCTCAAGGCAGTACCGAGCACCGGCATCGCCGAGCTAACGGCCTTGGCCGGGCTGGATCCCACCAGGGACTTCGCGGGGATCGACATGCGTGGCTGGCGCCTCGCGCAAGAGGACGTCCGCGGCTTCGACTTCAGCAGATCGGATCTGAGGGGCACCGGCATCGAAAAGGCCCGGCGCGACGAGACCACCATCTTGGAGGGCGCCCTCCTCGACCATCGCTCTCATCGCCTGATCGGTCCGAACGGAAAGGGGCGACGTCCGCGCATCGCGCCCGAGAGCTACACCAAAGTCCGCATACCCGACCTTTCCAGTGCGGAGCTGCTCGGGCGCGTGTTTGTGATACGAGATCCCCTCGCGCTCGAAAATCTCGTCTACGAGCCGCCGCCGACCGACCTGTGGTTGACCTACGAGGGCCGCTACGACGTGGACGAAGCCGTCACCTGCGCGTTCGGCCATCCCCACAAGAAGGGCTATGCCTTCCGCGACGAACGAGGACGACGTTACCTTGTGGGCAACTCGTGCGGAGCCAAACACCTCGGGATGGGAAGCTGGAAGGCCTTCGCCAAGGAACGCGAGCTCCTTGAGGAGCGGGCTTCGTACCTTCGCACCCTGCGCGACCTCCACGACATGTTCGCGCGCAATCGCGACTGGATCGCCGACTTCGGGAATGATCCCGCCGTGAGCGCCTTCGATGAGGCCCGGGCCGTCAATCAGGGGCGCCATCCAACTCTCACGCAGGCCGTGCGCTCGGCTTCCGCGAATGGCGGACGCCTGTCGATCATCGTCGAAGAACGCGACTTTGCGGCGGAAGAGCGGCTTCGGGAGAGAGAGGCGAGGAAAGCCGCCGAAACTGGGCTGCCGGCGCCGACCACGTGGCCGGAGTTGACGAGGCAGGTGCTTCGCGACGCCGGCGTGCTGCGAGGTCGTTCGGTCTTCGCGGCCGGGCCGCCACTACGACCCGAGCTGGCCCAGCTGACCCGGTCGGTCGACGCGTTTCTAAAGAGTGATATCCTGACCACGAAGCGCGACTTGGTCGCGACGTCGCGTAACGCCCGAACGTTCGTCAGCAGACTCCAGGCCGCGATCGACGCAACGTTGGACCATAGGTCCTTCTTCGAGCCGGCGAACATGGACTTGTTCACGCGCTGGGCCGAGGAGAATCGGTTTGATCGGTGCCGCTTTTCCATCCATGCGCGCACCGTCACTATTAGACCGACGGACGGCAGCGCGGCGACCATCCTGCAACCGCCTCCGAAAGCCAACCTCGATACAGCCCGCGTAAAGGAGCTAGCGGACGCCGCCGCCGGCTGGATCAGACGCCCCGAAGAGCCCCGGTCCACGAGGCCGAGCCGATGGGTGGTGCGTTCCGCGAAGTGA
- a CDS encoding hypothetical protein (ID:RHAL1_p00018;~conserved protein of unknown function;~source:Prodigal:2.6), with amino-acid sequence MRGIVRMNSRRIEPAKSTIEQDTIARVEKTPPSHAKGMRELVGIGIGVRQGEPYGAMRVDFELNCGTASLRINGGEFVVSMRTCFVVLELENCEILPHSRYEHRLASGTVEATETETRDRSDSREGGIGADAGVEASPKTGLLAKLSLSGNAKRTKKIKDSTQEVVKRQPRMDLVVAAGQDRWQVGDPRVGDARRPDGRLIGSYFGEDRDEAGEPRALCVVAGGSESTSTMTASVVVRFGQLMVHLGTEPVEESQREDLDSELKKRGRQVAAAHRAHADDLRTRIAGLVLAKAMHAAHRHADPPADGEVLVARQALEAAPRHAMRAAGEES; translated from the coding sequence ATGCGGGGCATAGTCCGCATGAACTCTCGCAGGATCGAGCCCGCGAAAAGCACGATCGAACAAGATACCATCGCGCGCGTCGAGAAGACTCCTCCTTCCCACGCGAAGGGGATGCGCGAGCTCGTCGGCATCGGTATTGGCGTGCGTCAGGGCGAGCCCTATGGCGCGATGAGAGTCGACTTCGAACTGAACTGCGGCACGGCGTCGTTGCGGATCAACGGCGGCGAGTTCGTCGTCTCGATGAGGACCTGCTTCGTAGTGCTCGAACTCGAGAATTGCGAAATTCTGCCCCACTCGCGATACGAGCACAGGCTGGCCAGTGGGACCGTTGAAGCAACCGAAACAGAGACACGTGATCGGAGCGACAGCCGCGAGGGAGGTATCGGCGCCGATGCAGGTGTCGAGGCGAGCCCGAAAACCGGATTGCTGGCGAAGCTCAGCCTCTCCGGCAACGCCAAGAGAACCAAGAAGATCAAAGACAGCACGCAGGAGGTCGTGAAGCGACAGCCAAGGATGGACCTCGTCGTCGCAGCGGGTCAGGACCGATGGCAGGTCGGAGACCCACGCGTCGGTGACGCGCGGAGGCCCGACGGCCGTCTGATCGGGAGCTACTTCGGGGAGGATCGTGACGAAGCGGGCGAGCCGAGAGCGCTCTGCGTCGTCGCAGGCGGTTCCGAATCCACATCTACGATGACGGCCTCGGTAGTCGTGCGGTTCGGACAGCTGATGGTGCATCTAGGCACCGAGCCTGTCGAGGAATCACAGCGCGAAGACCTCGATTCGGAACTGAAGAAGCGAGGGCGCCAAGTTGCGGCGGCGCACCGAGCGCACGCCGACGACCTACGAACCAGAATAGCGGGGCTGGTGCTAGCGAAGGCAATGCACGCAGCCCATCGGCATGCGGATCCACCTGCCGATGGCGAGGTTCTCGTCGCGCGACAGGCCCTCGAAGCGGCGCCGAGACATGCCATGCGCGCGGCCGGAGAGGAGTCATGA
- a CDS encoding hypothetical protein (ID:RHAL1_p00019;~conserved protein of unknown function;~source:Prodigal:2.6), with translation MAVLVSDTSVIIDLERGALLEDLFRLPYEFAVPDLLFARELAGALGDKLVAWGLRVEELSPVELARATTIRRQRGSLSTPDTFAFAIAETRRWTLLTGDGGLRDLAVAEGVAMHGVLWIFDQFADGDHVPLDRLHVSLSTLFAHPRCRLPVLEVRRRLTRFGR, from the coding sequence GTGGCGGTCCTCGTTTCCGACACATCGGTCATCATCGATTTGGAGCGGGGCGCGCTACTCGAAGATCTGTTTCGGCTCCCCTACGAATTCGCTGTGCCTGATTTGCTTTTCGCGCGAGAGCTTGCCGGCGCGCTGGGCGACAAGCTCGTCGCCTGGGGCCTGCGTGTCGAAGAATTGAGTCCGGTCGAACTCGCGCGCGCGACCACGATCCGGCGACAGCGTGGAAGTCTTTCGACTCCGGACACCTTTGCATTCGCCATTGCAGAGACTCGACGATGGACACTTCTAACTGGTGATGGCGGACTGAGGGACTTGGCCGTCGCCGAGGGCGTTGCGATGCACGGCGTGCTATGGATATTCGATCAATTTGCGGACGGCGACCACGTCCCGCTCGACCGCCTACACGTGAGCTTGAGCACACTTTTCGCCCATCCGCGCTGCCGCTTGCCTGTATTGGAAGTTCGACGGCGACTGACGAGGTTCGGTCGCTAA
- a CDS encoding Helix-turn-helix domain protein (ID:RHAL1_p00020;~source:Prodigal:2.6), translated as MIGQKLKVGRAAAGLSLRELAGKIDGLVTAQAIGKYERDEDMPSSRVLIALAKALEVTEDYLLSDDELVLEGVEFRKKAGSSSREEATIEARTIHLLERYLAVEDLLHMRSVDWEQPRSAPHPVIDVRDAEDAARSVREDWGLGNDPIPKLAELLEERGIKILSLDLNDIDGLAAKVRRKDRQAARVIVVKKSTWSERKRFNLAHELGHMVIAAGSGVDEEKAAHRFAGAFLMPADALRAEIGANRSSISLGELVVLKGRYGASLQAIVYRCKDLGIINQAAFARLFRIFTQRGWRTAPFEEPGRMLPEMEEPKRFERLCYRALAERAIGESRAAELLGISVRELDERLDQVTA; from the coding sequence ATGATCGGACAAAAGCTCAAGGTCGGCCGCGCCGCGGCCGGCCTCTCCCTGCGCGAGTTGGCCGGCAAGATCGACGGCTTGGTGACGGCGCAGGCGATCGGCAAATATGAACGCGACGAGGACATGCCGAGCTCGCGGGTGCTGATCGCGCTCGCGAAGGCGCTCGAGGTTACGGAAGACTATCTCCTGAGCGACGATGAACTGGTTCTCGAAGGCGTGGAATTCAGAAAGAAGGCCGGTTCGTCGTCGCGCGAGGAAGCAACGATCGAGGCCCGGACGATCCACCTGCTCGAGCGCTATCTTGCCGTCGAGGACCTGCTGCATATGCGAAGCGTCGATTGGGAGCAGCCGCGTAGCGCGCCTCATCCCGTCATAGACGTGCGGGATGCGGAGGATGCCGCGCGCTCGGTTCGCGAGGATTGGGGATTGGGAAATGACCCTATACCGAAGCTCGCCGAGCTGCTCGAGGAGCGGGGAATCAAGATTCTCTCCCTCGACCTGAACGACATCGACGGTCTGGCAGCGAAGGTCCGTCGCAAGGATCGACAGGCCGCGCGGGTGATCGTGGTGAAAAAGAGCACGTGGTCCGAGCGCAAGCGCTTCAATCTGGCGCACGAGCTCGGCCACATGGTCATCGCAGCAGGTTCGGGTGTAGATGAAGAGAAAGCGGCTCACCGGTTCGCAGGTGCGTTCCTGATGCCGGCGGACGCACTACGTGCTGAGATCGGTGCCAATCGGTCGTCGATCAGTCTCGGCGAACTGGTGGTCCTGAAGGGGCGGTACGGCGCCAGCCTTCAGGCGATCGTCTATCGATGCAAAGATTTGGGAATCATCAACCAAGCCGCTTTTGCCCGGTTGTTTCGGATTTTTACGCAGCGTGGATGGCGGACGGCGCCATTTGAGGAGCCAGGCCGCATGCTGCCCGAAATGGAGGAGCCCAAGCGTTTCGAGCGCCTTTGCTACCGAGCGCTCGCCGAGCGTGCGATCGGTGAATCGCGCGCGGCGGAATTGCTCGGTATTTCGGTGCGTGAGCTGGACGAGCGTTTGGACCAAGTGACGGCCTAG
- a CDS encoding Nucleotidyltransferase (ID:RHAL1_p00021;~source:Prodigal:2.6) codes for MPLNNTQLCYYDSNVLRLPADKRSEYHAQVDRLIAELSRSIRDKTEIKITKVVKAGSFAKFTILRKTNVDPVDVDVVFYISGRSVDQETLSSLNDTIYDLLIKIYPTKDVEDFQIQRKAATVSFVGTGISVDIVPVIEDASRPGYGWQFDIHDYSKIQTCAPCQLQFVRDRKAQDKDFRTLVRLAKKWRNHAELKPFKSFVIELIMAHVLDQEGKTGSIEYRFRRFLLYIAQSNLKKTIQFPENGAPLKSFADPVVILDPVCGQNNVAARISEAERQQIVAAAQVAWETANFASAENDNEIWKEIFGPRFKVEDE; via the coding sequence GTGCCGTTGAACAACACTCAACTCTGCTATTACGACAGCAACGTCCTGCGGCTCCCCGCGGACAAGCGGTCGGAGTATCACGCTCAGGTCGACCGGCTGATTGCCGAGCTGAGCCGGAGCATTCGCGACAAGACCGAGATAAAGATCACCAAGGTCGTCAAGGCTGGTTCGTTTGCGAAGTTCACGATCCTGCGCAAGACAAACGTCGATCCGGTCGACGTCGATGTCGTCTTCTACATTTCCGGCCGAAGCGTCGACCAAGAAACGCTCAGCAGCCTCAACGACACGATCTACGATCTGCTGATCAAGATCTACCCGACGAAGGACGTCGAGGACTTCCAAATCCAGCGGAAGGCCGCCACGGTCAGTTTTGTTGGGACAGGCATCAGCGTCGACATCGTTCCGGTGATCGAGGACGCAAGCCGGCCGGGCTATGGCTGGCAATTCGACATCCATGATTACTCGAAGATCCAGACCTGCGCGCCATGCCAGCTTCAGTTCGTTCGCGACCGCAAGGCCCAGGACAAGGATTTCAGAACGCTCGTCCGATTGGCCAAGAAGTGGCGCAACCACGCTGAATTAAAACCTTTCAAGTCGTTTGTGATCGAACTGATCATGGCGCATGTTCTCGACCAAGAGGGGAAAACCGGCTCGATCGAGTACCGCTTCCGAAGGTTCCTCCTCTACATCGCCCAATCGAATTTGAAGAAAACGATCCAGTTTCCGGAGAATGGCGCGCCTTTGAAGTCCTTCGCCGACCCAGTCGTCATACTCGATCCAGTCTGCGGTCAGAACAACGTCGCCGCACGCATATCCGAGGCTGAGCGCCAGCAGATTGTCGCCGCGGCTCAGGTCGCCTGGGAAACGGCGAACTTCGCCTCGGCGGAGAACGACAACGAGATCTGGAAGGAGATTTTCGGGCCGCGCTTCAAGGTCGAGGATGAGTGA
- a CDS encoding hypothetical protein (ID:RHAL1_p00022;~conserved protein of unknown function;~source:Prodigal:2.6): MSYSETTSYTYTVADIETVMRRFSADIVMIAQSSAAITEEKAREYAHDAEMLAKHDYLEKVDVTLLSNGVEVRAARYDINTASGGLATSRPGGVLWPRVSGPYLRIVLSYTDAYTPTARQTMGAKLKIAWTPTSVDTSHANLKASGARDYVSNGWGLQRKDYAA, translated from the coding sequence ATGAGCTACAGCGAGACCACCAGCTACACCTACACCGTCGCCGACATCGAGACTGTGATGCGCCGCTTCTCAGCCGATATCGTGATGATCGCACAAAGTTCGGCCGCGATCACCGAGGAAAAGGCGCGCGAGTACGCGCACGACGCCGAGATGCTCGCCAAGCACGACTATCTCGAGAAGGTCGATGTAACTTTGCTCAGCAACGGCGTCGAGGTTCGCGCCGCCCGCTATGACATAAATACCGCGTCGGGGGGCCTCGCGACCAGCCGGCCGGGCGGAGTGCTTTGGCCGAGGGTGTCCGGTCCTTACCTCCGCATTGTCTTAAGCTATACGGACGCCTACACGCCTACTGCCCGCCAAACCATGGGTGCAAAGCTCAAGATCGCCTGGACCCCGACCAGCGTCGACACCAGTCATGCCAATCTCAAAGCTAGCGGCGCCCGCGACTATGTCAGCAACGGCTGGGGGCTGCAGCGAAAGGACTATGCGGCGTGA